The proteins below come from a single Candidatus Stygibacter australis genomic window:
- a CDS encoding GNAT family N-acetyltransferase, whose protein sequence is MIKIRKADCKDLRQISYIHVDTWRDAYRGIIDNYVLGKLSYGRSQDNWKNCMAKLSDYFYVAEKDDIVVGFITGGNLRDEELLYDAEVYAMYILPEYQKQGIGKMMLDQIVIDFHHEGWKQFLIWCLEKNPARAFYESLGGVHTHAAKITIGGRNLIKNGYLFDTDIFLKRENSEV, encoded by the coding sequence ATGATCAAGATCAGAAAAGCAGATTGCAAAGACCTGAGGCAGATATCATATATTCATGTGGATACGTGGCGGGATGCTTATAGAGGAATAATTGATAATTACGTTCTGGGCAAGCTGTCCTATGGCCGCTCACAGGATAACTGGAAAAACTGCATGGCGAAACTGAGTGATTATTTCTATGTGGCAGAAAAGGATGATATTGTAGTCGGATTTATCACTGGTGGCAACTTGCGTGATGAAGAGCTGCTATATGACGCTGAGGTTTATGCCATGTACATTTTACCGGAATATCAAAAGCAAGGCATTGGCAAAATGATGCTGGATCAGATTGTAATTGATTTTCATCATGAGGGTTGGAAGCAGTTTCTCATTTGGTGTCTTGAAAAAAATCCTGCCAGAGCTTTTTACGAATCTCTGGGGGGGGTACACACACACGCAGCAAAAATTACTATTGGGGGCAGAAATCTGATCAAGAACGGCTATCTTTTTGACACTGATATCTTCCTGAAAAGAGAGAACAGCGAAGTATGA
- a CDS encoding DUF523 domain-containing protein, with product MEKILISACLAGVNCKYDGDNNLHPEIMKLVQSGEAILVCPEQLGGLPTPRLASEIIGENVFNSSGEDVTAQFIKGAQETLRLAKLYGIIKAILKERSPSCGVHYIYDGTFSGKNIKCSGFTCRLLQANGIKILSEEEL from the coding sequence ATGGAAAAAATACTGATAAGTGCCTGTCTGGCAGGAGTTAATTGTAAATATGATGGTGATAATAACCTTCATCCTGAAATAATGAAACTTGTCCAGTCCGGTGAAGCAATACTGGTTTGCCCTGAGCAGTTAGGTGGCTTACCCACTCCCCGTCTTGCCTCTGAAATTATTGGAGAAAATGTATTTAACAGCTCAGGAGAAGACGTTACAGCTCAATTTATCAAAGGAGCCCAGGAAACACTTCGGCTGGCAAAGCTATACGGCATCATCAAAGCCATCCTCAAAGAACGCTCCCCCTCCTGCGGAGTACATTACATCTATGACGGCACATTCTCCGGCAAAAATATAAAATGCTCCGGCTTCACCTGCCGCCTCCTGCAAGCAAATGGTATAAAAATCCTCAGCGAAGAGGAATTATAA
- a CDS encoding serpin family protein, producing MKTTTGFLIILLFATLMINANDISDPINDFGFDLLRQIDAEDNIVISPYSVFTALAMTAEGADKETLSQMRSVLKLDKNITTAESLGALQNYLLTQSGDNVELKIANALWMANNYKIRESFINKIEIDYQAELHQSDFYDQKMVLQEINQWVAGKTNDKIPEILQYLNPASKLVLLNAIYFKAKWQHKFNPRFTKKEDFHLNSNEIIKADMMHITKRFNYYEDDILQAVRMRYDDSDYSMLILLPKESSQLPDALGKLNKEYYNEINSNWITGKSVIVALPKFKIDYSRMLNDDLIAMGMPVAFTSEADFSRINEMMDLEIGQVQHRGFIDVDETGSEAAAATAVTMKLNSAGPPKDQYEFTADHPFIFLLQENTHNLILFAGIVSNPE from the coding sequence ATGAAAACGACAACTGGATTTCTGATCATCCTCCTGTTCGCTACTCTCATGATCAATGCTAATGATATTTCTGATCCTATCAATGATTTTGGCTTTGATCTATTGCGTCAGATAGATGCAGAAGATAATATTGTCATCTCACCTTACAGCGTTTTCACTGCCCTGGCAATGACTGCGGAAGGCGCTGATAAGGAAACACTTTCTCAAATGCGCTCAGTTCTTAAGCTTGATAAAAATATCACTACTGCTGAAAGCCTGGGTGCTCTGCAAAATTACCTCCTTACGCAATCTGGTGATAATGTGGAATTGAAAATTGCCAACGCTCTCTGGATGGCAAATAATTACAAGATCAGAGAATCCTTTATCAATAAAATAGAAATTGACTACCAGGCGGAACTTCACCAGTCAGATTTCTATGACCAGAAAATGGTCTTGCAGGAAATTAATCAATGGGTTGCAGGTAAGACTAATGATAAAATCCCTGAAATCCTGCAATATCTGAATCCCGCTAGCAAGCTTGTTCTGCTGAATGCAATTTATTTTAAAGCCAAATGGCAGCATAAATTCAATCCCAGATTCACAAAAAAAGAAGACTTTCATCTGAATTCTAATGAGATCATAAAGGCAGATATGATGCACATTACCAAAAGATTTAATTATTATGAGGATGATATCTTGCAGGCGGTCAGGATGAGATATGATGATAGCGATTATTCCATGCTCATACTTCTGCCCAAAGAATCTTCCCAGTTGCCTGATGCCTTAGGTAAACTGAATAAAGAATATTATAATGAAATAAACTCTAACTGGATTACCGGAAAATCTGTGATCGTGGCTCTTCCCAAATTTAAAATTGATTATTCCCGCATGTTGAATGATGATCTAATCGCCATGGGAATGCCCGTCGCATTTACATCTGAAGCAGATTTCAGCCGGATTAATGAGATGATGGATTTGGAAATCGGACAGGTACAGCACCGCGGTTTTATTGATGTGGATGAAACTGGCTCCGAAGCCGCTGCTGCCACAGCAGTAACCATGAAACTGAATTCAGCAGGACCTCCCAAAGATCAGTATGAGTTCACAGCAGATCATCCCTTCATCTTCCTGCTCCAGGAAAACACTCACAACCTGATCCTTTTCGCTGGGATTGTAAGTAATCCTGAGTAA
- the rocD gene encoding ornithine--oxo-acid transaminase, whose translation MTELKYGKIGSQEAMDLENKYGAHNYHPLPIVIAKGKGTKVWDPEGNEYYDFLSAYSAVNQGHCHPVIIQALIDQAKELTLTSRAFYNNKLGEYEKFITEYFGYDMVLPMNTGAEAVETAMKLSRKWAYQKKGVPKNEALLIFAENNFHGRTISIVSASTDPVAYNEYGPFTPGIEIIPYNDTDALAKLLAEKGDNVAAFIVEPIQGEAGVFVPEHGYLKKCLDLCHQHNVLFVADEVQTGIARTGRLLACDWEEIHPDMVILGKAISGGVLPVSAVLASKDIMLCIKPGEHGSTFGGFPLACTVAKAALEVIRDEKLTENAERLGKLFRKLMEEIDSPMIKTVRGKGLLNAIIIEPTNGKEAWDVCVEMKKNGVLAKPTHQHIIRFAPPLVITEEEIYDAVERIKKSILKFS comes from the coding sequence ATGACAGAATTGAAGTATGGGAAAATCGGAAGCCAGGAAGCGATGGATCTGGAAAACAAATATGGTGCACATAATTATCATCCACTGCCAATAGTGATAGCTAAAGGTAAAGGCACTAAAGTCTGGGATCCGGAAGGGAATGAATATTATGACTTTTTATCAGCATATTCCGCTGTAAATCAGGGACATTGCCATCCCGTGATCATTCAGGCACTTATTGATCAGGCAAAGGAACTTACCCTCACCAGCCGGGCATTTTACAATAATAAATTAGGTGAATATGAGAAATTTATCACTGAATATTTTGGATATGATATGGTGTTACCGATGAATACAGGAGCAGAAGCAGTGGAAACTGCTATGAAGCTGAGCCGTAAATGGGCATATCAGAAGAAAGGTGTGCCAAAAAATGAAGCACTTCTGATCTTTGCTGAAAATAATTTCCATGGCAGAACTATTAGTATTGTATCCGCATCTACAGATCCAGTTGCCTATAATGAATATGGACCATTTACACCAGGGATAGAGATCATACCCTATAATGATACCGATGCTCTGGCAAAACTGCTGGCAGAAAAGGGTGACAACGTAGCAGCCTTTATTGTCGAACCTATTCAGGGTGAAGCAGGTGTTTTTGTGCCGGAACATGGTTACCTGAAGAAGTGTCTTGATCTTTGTCATCAGCACAATGTATTATTCGTTGCTGATGAAGTGCAGACAGGTATAGCACGTACTGGACGTCTGCTGGCATGTGACTGGGAAGAAATCCATCCAGATATGGTGATCTTAGGAAAAGCAATTTCTGGTGGCGTGTTACCGGTATCAGCCGTACTTGCCTCCAAAGATATCATGCTGTGCATCAAACCCGGCGAACATGGTTCCACATTTGGTGGATTCCCGCTGGCATGTACTGTTGCCAAAGCAGCACTGGAAGTTATCAGAGATGAGAAACTGACGGAAAATGCTGAAAGACTAGGAAAATTATTCCGTAAATTAATGGAAGAGATAGATAGCCCGATGATCAAAACAGTACGGGGAAAAGGACTTTTGAATGCTATCATCATTGAACCCACAAATGGCAAAGAAGCCTGGGATGTGTGTGTGGAGATGAAGAAGAATGGTGTGCTTGCCAAACCAACTCATCAGCATATAATCCGCTTTGCACCACCACTGGTGATCACAGAAGAAGAAATCTATGATGCAGTAGAGCGTATTAAGAAATCAATCTTGAAATTCAGTTAA
- the nfo gene encoding deoxyribonuclease IV produces the protein MKYIGAHVSAGGGVENAPENARKIGAKAFALFTKNQKSWFASPLEEANIQLFKQRCEQYDITPDFILPHASYLVNIGSPESDKLKISRNSLIEEIKRCESLGLKYLNIHPGAHKKLVSEDDCLQICAETINICHQKTESLCIVIENTAGQGTRMGYRFEHLNRIIEMVDDKDRIGVCLDTCHTFGAGYDLRTKDACQKTFVEFDSIVGFNWLRGMHLNDSKIELGSRKDRHASIGEGLIGKTCFEYIMQDDRFDEIPLILETPESEKWQAEIEMLYEMSRESRL, from the coding sequence ATGAAATATATCGGAGCGCACGTAAGTGCAGGCGGGGGTGTGGAAAATGCCCCTGAGAATGCCAGAAAGATCGGTGCAAAAGCATTTGCATTATTTACTAAAAACCAGAAAAGCTGGTTTGCCAGTCCTCTGGAAGAAGCAAACATTCAATTATTTAAGCAAAGATGTGAACAATATGATATAACTCCAGATTTTATTTTACCCCATGCCAGCTATCTGGTCAATATTGGCAGTCCCGAGTCAGACAAGCTCAAAATCTCTCGTAATTCTTTGATTGAAGAAATTAAACGCTGCGAATCATTAGGGCTTAAGTATTTGAATATCCATCCAGGTGCTCATAAAAAACTGGTTTCAGAAGATGATTGCCTGCAGATCTGTGCCGAAACGATCAATATCTGCCACCAGAAAACCGAGAGTCTTTGCATAGTGATAGAGAATACAGCTGGACAGGGAACAAGGATGGGATACAGGTTTGAGCATTTGAACCGCATAATTGAAATGGTGGATGATAAAGACCGGATCGGAGTGTGCCTGGATACTTGTCATACTTTTGGAGCTGGCTATGATCTGCGAACTAAGGACGCATGCCAGAAAACCTTTGTTGAATTTGACAGTATTGTAGGCTTCAACTGGCTGCGGGGTATGCATCTTAACGACTCCAAGATCGAATTAGGCTCTCGCAAAGACCGTCATGCTTCAATTGGAGAAGGATTGATAGGCAAAACCTGTTTTGAATATATCATGCAGGATGACAGATTTGACGAAATTCCCCTGATATTAGAGACACCAGAATCGGAAAAGTGGCAGGCAGAAATAGAAATGCTATATGAAATGAGCAGGGAGAGCAGATTATGA
- the mutS gene encoding DNA mismatch repair protein MutS: protein MTKNIKLTPMLRQFMEIKEKHPDKLILFRMGDFYETFFDDAQRAAKLLGITLTARNKNNENPVPLAGFPYHALDNYLDKLIKQGVKVVICEQTEDPKQAKGLVKRGIIDIITPGSVIDSKLIAKSDNNFLAAIHPGTEGFSGIAFIDVSTAEFIFTEIPDSEITNEVMRLLPAEIIVTNEEYKQKLEEKYKDSNITFTLFENWYFDEQEADKILKEHFGTTTLEGFGAHDKPLGKTAAGIALAYLKTLKIDALDHITSLHYYSLSDYMQLDEVTRRNLELVRSMRYSTAYGSLLSILDKTQTPMGSRLIKNWVLNPLIKRTEIEKRFMAVAALKNDIIRTEELRMVLDKIGDLSRIISKVGTMRVNPRELIALHNFLLTAVELRNLLSDFQEPTIKELYASIQNYEAITEYIDKSIQPEPPLVITEGNIIKDGYEAGLDELREISRNGKSWIARLEAEERKTTGISSLKVGYNRVFGYYLEVTQAHKDKIPEHYIRKQTLVNSERYISPQLKEYEAKVLGAEERIKNLEYELYNTIRKHLHDQIPLLQQFVDVVAQLDVFTCFGWLAYYNDYVQPEFSDNGIMQITDCRHPVIEKLLTDEQYIPNDVELNSTDNRIVLLTGPNMAGKSTYLRQIGLLVIMAQSGCFVPAKSALLPVFDKVFTRVGASDNLAMGQSTFLVEMLETANILNSATSDSLILLDEIGRGTSTFDGLSLAWSIVEYIHNHPRLQAKTLFATHYHELTELENLLTGVKNYNIAVQEWNDTIVFLRKIKRGSADQSYGIQVARLAGVPNAVISRAKEILGNLEEHELSPQGLSGQSRRKKKQKESSQLDIFDAMVQLDTEKNEILEEIKKIDVNNLTPIEAINKLAELKKKL, encoded by the coding sequence ATGACTAAAAATATTAAACTAACTCCAATGCTGCGGCAGTTTATGGAGATAAAAGAAAAACACCCTGATAAACTTATCTTGTTTAGAATGGGTGATTTTTATGAAACCTTTTTTGATGATGCCCAGCGTGCAGCAAAACTATTAGGTATCACTCTCACCGCCAGAAATAAGAATAATGAAAATCCTGTCCCGTTAGCCGGTTTCCCCTATCATGCTCTGGATAATTACCTTGATAAACTGATAAAGCAGGGTGTGAAAGTGGTTATCTGTGAGCAGACCGAAGACCCGAAACAAGCCAAAGGTCTGGTAAAACGAGGGATCATTGATATTATTACCCCGGGTTCTGTGATAGATAGCAAGTTGATTGCTAAAAGTGATAATAATTTTCTGGCAGCGATCCATCCGGGAACTGAGGGTTTTTCAGGTATTGCCTTTATAGATGTTTCCACGGCGGAATTTATCTTCACAGAGATCCCTGATTCTGAGATAACTAACGAGGTTATGCGGCTGCTTCCCGCTGAGATCATTGTGACAAATGAAGAATATAAACAAAAGCTGGAAGAGAAATACAAGGATTCAAACATCACTTTCACCTTGTTTGAGAACTGGTATTTTGATGAACAGGAAGCTGATAAAATCCTCAAAGAGCACTTTGGCACTACCACCCTGGAAGGCTTTGGTGCTCATGATAAACCTCTAGGGAAAACAGCTGCCGGCATTGCTCTTGCCTATCTGAAAACTCTTAAGATTGATGCCCTTGATCATATCACTTCCCTGCATTATTATTCCCTTTCAGATTATATGCAGCTTGATGAAGTAACACGCAGAAACCTTGAACTTGTGCGCTCCATGCGCTATAGCACAGCCTATGGAAGTCTGCTTTCTATCCTTGATAAAACCCAAACTCCCATGGGGTCAAGACTGATCAAAAACTGGGTTTTGAATCCCCTGATCAAAAGAACTGAAATTGAAAAACGTTTTATGGCGGTTGCTGCTCTGAAAAATGATATAATTAGAACTGAAGAATTACGCATGGTGCTGGATAAGATTGGCGATCTCAGCCGTATCATCTCCAAAGTAGGCACCATGCGAGTTAATCCCAGAGAACTGATCGCTCTGCATAACTTTCTGCTTACAGCAGTTGAACTTCGTAATCTGCTGAGTGATTTTCAAGAGCCTACTATTAAGGAATTATATGCCAGTATCCAGAATTATGAAGCTATTACTGAATATATAGATAAAAGCATTCAACCTGAACCACCACTTGTGATAACTGAAGGAAATATCATCAAAGACGGCTATGAAGCGGGTTTGGATGAATTGCGTGAGATCAGCCGTAATGGTAAATCCTGGATTGCCCGGCTGGAAGCAGAAGAACGCAAAACTACCGGCATATCATCTCTCAAAGTTGGTTATAACCGTGTGTTTGGTTATTACCTGGAAGTTACTCAAGCGCATAAGGACAAAATCCCAGAGCACTATATTCGCAAGCAGACCCTCGTAAATTCCGAACGCTATATCAGCCCTCAGCTCAAAGAATATGAAGCAAAAGTACTGGGTGCCGAAGAACGGATAAAAAATCTGGAATATGAATTATATAACACTATCCGCAAGCATCTGCATGACCAGATCCCCTTGCTGCAGCAATTTGTGGATGTGGTTGCTCAACTGGATGTGTTCACCTGTTTTGGCTGGCTGGCATATTATAATGATTATGTGCAGCCGGAGTTTAGTGATAACGGTATCATGCAGATCACTGATTGCCGGCATCCGGTTATTGAGAAGCTGCTTACTGATGAACAGTATATTCCCAATGATGTGGAACTCAATAGCACAGATAATCGCATAGTCCTGCTTACTGGACCAAATATGGCAGGTAAATCTACATATTTAAGGCAAATAGGTTTGCTGGTGATCATGGCTCAAAGCGGTTGCTTTGTCCCCGCAAAATCTGCTCTCCTGCCCGTGTTTGATAAAGTATTCACCCGTGTGGGAGCTTCTGATAATCTGGCGATGGGTCAGAGCACATTTTTAGTTGAAATGCTGGAAACTGCCAATATCCTGAATTCTGCCACTTCTGATTCCCTGATACTTCTAGATGAGATCGGCAGAGGCACCAGCACATTTGATGGACTCAGCCTTGCCTGGTCTATCGTGGAATATATCCACAATCATCCCCGTCTGCAGGCAAAAACACTGTTTGCCACGCACTATCATGAGCTCACAGAACTGGAAAACCTGCTAACTGGCGTAAAGAATTATAATATCGCTGTTCAGGAATGGAATGATACTATAGTATTTCTTCGTAAGATCAAGCGTGGCAGTGCTGATCAAAGTTATGGGATTCAGGTAGCCCGTCTTGCTGGCGTGCCCAATGCCGTGATCTCTCGCGCAAAAGAAATTCTGGGTAATCTTGAAGAACACGAACTTAGTCCCCAGGGACTTAGCGGACAATCCAGAAGAAAGAAGAAGCAAAAAGAAAGTTCTCAGCTTGATATTTTCGATGCCATGGTTCAGCTTGATACTGAGAAAAATGAAATATTGGAAGAAATAAAGAAAATCGATGTGAATAACCTCACCCCTATAGAGGCTATCAATAAACTGGCAGAATTGAAAAAGAAACTCTAA